Sequence from the Candidatus Cloacimonadota bacterium genome:
GCCTAAATCAGATTTTTACCAGTCCAGGTTGGGCAACAAAGAGCAATCCATTTGTTATGGAAACGTTTAATATAGCTCAGGATTTCGGAGATGGCTCAACGGGCTATATTTATGATACCGAGTGGATTGAATCAGACGAGTTTTCTTTCGGGCCAGGCTACTTTATGCATGCAACAGATTATACTGTAAATGCTAGCACCTCAGATGTGTTAGGCGATGCTATCAGCATCGAACTTGAACCCGGCTGGAACTTTGTGGCAAACCCTCATGTATGTGCTTACAATATCTCTTCTTTGAGGTTTTATGTAAATGGCACCCTATACAGATTTAGCGAAATGATTGCTCAAGAGCTTATTTCCAGAGCAATTTATGTGTATAGAAATAATTCTTTTGAGCTTACCAATAGAATTGAACCTTATGAGGCATTTTTTATAAAAAGCTATGCAAATATTGGTAATGGTGTTAGTATCAACTTTTACCCTTATAATTTTGGAACAAACATCATTCCTCCTGCTCCTTTATGGTCCATTACGGTTAATTCTTCTTTGAGTGATAACGATCAAATAGTAATAGGTTCAAACCCAATTGCTACAAGCGGACACGATTTCAAATTAGATTTACCCAAATCTCCACAAAGGATTCTTTTTGCCTCAACAGAACTCTACCTAGATCGCAGTGACAATCCAGAATTTATAGATCCCTATTTGCGTGAGGAATACCGAGAAAATTTTGCCTTCAATGGTGAAGAAGAGATGGTATTTAGTTATACACTAGAAGCGTCTGAGGCTGGAACCATAAGTTTTAATTTTGTCCTAAATGGTTTACCAAGCGAGTGGACATCAAAATTTAGCTTTAACAACTCTGTTCTAAGAACCATTACAGACGAATCACAATTTGAGTATTATATTGACGAAGCCGGGGTTTATCACGGCGAAATTGTGGTTTACAACCACTTTGTTAGCAACGAAGATTTGGTACATTCTCCGATTATAAATGTTAAAGCTTATCCCAACCCCTTCAACCCCACGGTAAATATTTCGTTTAATTTACCCTCTAACCAGAGTTGCAAGGTTGAAGTGTTCAATATTCGCGGTCAGAAAGTAAGCACCTTATATAGTGGATTGTTAGCAAAGGGAAATCATCAGTTACAATGGAATGGCAAGGACTACAATAATCATAATGTGGCAAGTGGTGTATACTTTGCAAGAATCAAAACTGGCAATATTAGCAAGAATGTTAAAATGATGCTGATGAAATAGTATCTACATAAGAAAACGAACCGGGTATTGCTTTTTGCATATCCGGTTCATTTTTTACTTGGCGGGAATAGTGAAATTATCAATTCTTAACCAAAGTATTTTTGCTCTCCCCGATGTTCAAAATGTGTTTCTATGCATATTCGCGAACAAAGTGTTAGTATTCTTTTAGCTTTCCTGTGCCGTTATTAATATTGCGTTTTTTGATCTTAGTGTTATTGAGAATAATGTTACCAGTACCTGTTTCCATTACTGCTGTATGTATGGCGCTATTATATGCTTCCAAATCTCCTGTTTCCGATTTTGCTGATAAGTTAAAGACATTACTGTCATTCAGAGAAATGGTTCCATTACCAGAAAAAGCTTTTATGCTATTGCTACGCATTGATACAATCTCAATATCACCATTTGTAACCGACACATCATAGTCTATATCATCTGGATAAAGTCCGGATACTGAGCTTATTAGAACGGGTTTGCCCGATATTGAACTAGTTACTAGCGATGAATCTTCAAGTCGAATAATCGCATCGCCAGGCTCAAATTCCCAATATTCTATCCTAATATTTATCTTTTTACTTGCCCTTCCCTTTAAAAGTACCGAGCTGGATTTAAGTTCTAAGCTTAAGATATCTGATGAATAAACCATAGAAATAGACATTTCTCCTTTATGATTTAGAGTAATACCATTTACTATGGCTTTGGGCTTTAGCTTGTCCATAATATCCAAATCACATGATGAGACAAATAGAATAATGCTTAGGCAAAAAGCTATCCTCATTTTGAGCAATATCTGTGTCATATCATCTCCATCAAACAATCTTTAATTTATGATATTATAAACGCATTATTCACTTAGGCAAGAATATATTTTATCAGAATGGAAATAAATAAAATATATCATCTCACACGCTCAGATATATAAGTTTACGTGCTTAGCTTATAATCATATTGCCATGACGAAAATTCTTGACATAAAAAGTGATTCGAGCAGATTGACGACTATATGAGCGGGCATAGCTCAGTTGGTAGAGCATTAGCTTCCCAAGCTGAGGGTCGCGGGTTCGAGTCCCGTTGCCCGCTCCATTTTAACGTTAAAATGAGCAATCGAATATTAGGTTGCAACGCATAAGAA
This genomic interval carries:
- a CDS encoding DUF4097 domain-containing protein → MTQILLKMRIAFCLSIILFVSSCDLDIMDKLKPKAIVNGITLNHKGEMSISMVYSSDILSLELKSSSVLLKGRASKKINIRIEYWEFEPGDAIIRLEDSSLVTSSISGKPVLISSVSGLYPDDIDYDVSVTNGDIEIVSMRSNSIKAFSGNGTISLNDSNVFNLSAKSETGDLEAYNSAIHTAVMETGTGNIILNNTKIKKRNINNGTGKLKEY